From a region of the Calonectris borealis chromosome 2, bCalBor7.hap1.2, whole genome shotgun sequence genome:
- the LOC142078486 gene encoding lymphocyte antigen 6E-like, producing the protein MKTTLVTLLAVVLCVEQAYPFMCYVCQEQESNKNCLTISMCTKEDKYCVTVRNNVGTKPNKPKYVISKMCSPTCPGTSQQQNRTYQRVSCCEKPLCNVNGVSSKQSSYGMMSLGVLASVTYIFACGL; encoded by the exons ATGAAGACTACTCTTGTCACCTTGCTGGCTGTTGTCCTGTGTGTGGAGCAAG cttaCCCATTTATGTGCTACGTGTGCCAAGAACAGGAGTCCAACAAGAACTGTTTGACCATTTCCATGTGCACAAAGGAAGACAAATACTGCGTGACTGTCCGTAACAACGTCGGAACAA AACCCAACAAGCCTAAGTACGTCATCTCTAAGATGTGTTCTCCAACGTGTCCAGGAACAAGTCAGCAACAAAACCGAACTTATCAGAGGGTTTCTTGCTGTGAGAAACCATTATGCAATGTGAATGGAGTCAGCAGCAAGCAAAGCAGCTATGGAATGATGTCCCTGGGTGTCCTAGCCAGTGTCACTTACATCTTTGCATGCGGACTGTGA